The Deltaproteobacteria bacterium CG11_big_fil_rev_8_21_14_0_20_49_13 sequence GAGCAGAACCCCCAATTAATAATATGAAAAGCATGACCGGTTATGGTTCCTCGGAAGGGAAGGTAGGAAGGGGGCTCCTTTTTGCAGAGATAAGGTCCGTTAACAGCCGTTTTTTGGACATAAACTGTAAGCTTCCCTTCAGCATGTATCCACTAGAACCTAAGATAAAAACAATCATTCAAAACAATGTGATACGAGGCAAAATTGAAGTATTTGTTAAAGAACGTGTGCACCTTGGTGAGACGGTAGAACTGAGTGTCAATCAGGCCCTTGTCAGACAGTATAAGAAGTGCCTTGGGGAGATAACCCAGATGCTAGGGATGAAGACCTCTTCGCACCTCCTTGAGGTGGTAGACCTGAAGGAACTGGTCACCGTAAAAGAGAGGCCGCTTGATATGCACAGCCTCTGGCGGCAGATAGAAAAGGTCATCATTACCGCCGTCAGAAAATATGATTCCATGCGCATTGCAGAAGGGGCCGCTCTTAAGCGCGACCAGCTAAAGCGTCTTAACGACTTTTCAAGGATTGTTTCCATGATCGAAAAAAGGTGCGGAATAAGGCTTAACGAATACAAGAAAAGAGTGAACGAACATATCAGAGACGGCGTTGCCTCCGATGCCGAGATATCAAATCTTTCTGATAAGCTTGATGTCACTGAAGAGCTGATAAGGCTCAAGTCGCACATAAGCCAATACAGGTCTCTGATAGAGAAGAGGGGGGCCGTGGGCCGTCAGATAGACTTCCTGCTTCAGGAGATGCACAGGGAGATAAACACGCTCGGAAGCAAGGCTTCCGACGGGTCCATGTCGTCTTTGGTCGTTGAAGCCAAAGCGGAACTTGAAAAGCTGCGTGAACAGGTTCAGAACGTAGAATAATAAGTTTGAAACCCTATGACTGGCAAATTATTTGTTATCTCTGCCCCTTCCGGTGCCGGAAAGACCACAATAATAAAACGCCTGATCTCACTCGAACCGGCCCTTAAGCTGTCTGTCTCCGCAACCACAAGGTCACCCCGTGTTAACGAAAAGGACGGCGTTGATTATCTTTTCGTCACCAAAGAAGAATTCCTTAAGATGAAAGATGCCGGCGAGCTTGTTGAATGGGCGCTTGTGCACGACACTTATTACGGAACGCCAAAGGAGCAGATAAATAAATGGCTTGAAGAAGGGAAAAAGGTTATTTTAGACATCGACGTTCAGGGGGCGGCGTCAGTAAAGAAGATATTTAAGGACGCAGTTACGATATTTGTCCTTCCTCCATCGCACGATGAACTGGTAAAAAGGCTCAAAGGGCGCGGTACGGACACCGAAGAGGTCCTTGCAAAAAGGATAGCAAATGCCAAAAGAGAGATGAAGAAGAAAGATGAGTATGATATACAGATAGTGAACGATGATGTGGAAGATGCGGTGAAGAGGATAAGAGATATCTTAGATGCTAAGGCTTAACGACATATTAGACACAGTAAGCGCCTACAATTCCGGCGCCGACCTCGATTCCATAAAGAAGGCATACGTCTTTGCGGCAAAGGTCCATCA is a genomic window containing:
- a CDS encoding guanylate kinase; its protein translation is MTGKLFVISAPSGAGKTTIIKRLISLEPALKLSVSATTRSPRVNEKDGVDYLFVTKEEFLKMKDAGELVEWALVHDTYYGTPKEQINKWLEEGKKVILDIDVQGAASVKKIFKDAVTIFVLPPSHDELVKRLKGRGTDTEEVLAKRIANAKREMKKKDEYDIQIVNDDVEDAVKRIRDILDAKA
- a CDS encoding YicC family protein — translated: MKSMTGYGSSEGKVGRGLLFAEIRSVNSRFLDINCKLPFSMYPLEPKIKTIIQNNVIRGKIEVFVKERVHLGETVELSVNQALVRQYKKCLGEITQMLGMKTSSHLLEVVDLKELVTVKERPLDMHSLWRQIEKVIITAVRKYDSMRIAEGAALKRDQLKRLNDFSRIVSMIEKRCGIRLNEYKKRVNEHIRDGVASDAEISNLSDKLDVTEELIRLKSHISQYRSLIEKRGAVGRQIDFLLQEMHREINTLGSKASDGSMSSLVVEAKAELEKLREQVQNVE